A region from the Aphis gossypii isolate Hap1 chromosome 1, ASM2018417v2, whole genome shotgun sequence genome encodes:
- the LOC114126777 gene encoding LMBR1 domain-containing protein 2 homolog: MTVGIFSAEVIFAFILTTVILNRYGNWKTQNIVVTTAVLIAWYFSLLIIFVLPIDISLAAYRKCVQDGHNHYNNITNSSQDSSACKKPWSYVPESTLPNMWRVVYWTSQFLTWFIMPVMQYYVKSGEFTLKDKLKNAIKSNTLYYSTLLLIVTILIIYIALKPGVHLDWQKLKAIASSASNTWGLFLLILLLGIALVDIPRELWRSSQIDYTLRKVYFKLSKLNTEKLESEGALEDVLESIKSVSISISPNDALYDCFQIILKKVPEDQQDFLKNVRSNSRNHTTPPSIGMLTRLHKQLIVAVHMYHRTETQGNLMLEKAIFLEDINSNMTSRERKFKKMFNKPSKLDSYADTSTIEWYWWCRLHPMMLRVLSVITGVLSVIIVWSEMTFFKKQPVLSIFALMVNMAKQNNDYVMIQVLSTLSIAYLAYCTYSTIFKIKLLNIYYLAPNHQTTESSLIFFGLLLSRLTSPMCLNFLGLIHMDSHVIKSRILETDYTQIMGHMDVITIISDGFNVYFPTLILAVCLATYFNVGTRILSVLGFPQFLEDDDLVIDYIQEGRLLVVREKERRERKIRGNEMRRKYRERSLPNTNEDIEERVPPSRKENMKSYLLDNADPIDRSYHSYSTNNTSEVERQLPSVSTRPNSTWEPPRNIFSDL, translated from the exons atgacTGTGGGAATATTCAGCGCTGAAGTTAtatttgcttttattttaactacggTGATACTCAATCGTTATGGCAATTggaaaactcaaaatattgttgttacaACAGCCGTACTCATCGCTTGGTATTTTTCTCTTCTAATTATCTTCGTTCTTCCCATTGATATATCATTG GCAGCTTATCGTAAATGTGTTCAAGATGGGCATaaccattacaataatattacaaattctaGTCAAGATTCATCAGCCTGTAAGAAACCCTGGAGTTATGTGCCAGAATCTACGTTACCAAACATGTGGAGAGTTGTTTATTGGACTTCTCAATTTCTAACATG gtTTATTATGCCAGTTATGCAATACTATGTGAAGTCTGGAGAATTTACATTGAaggacaaattaaaaaatgctatTAAAAGCAATACACTctattatagtacattattgttaattgttacaatacttataatttacattgctCTTAAACCAGGAGTGCATTTAGATTG gCAAAAGTTAAAAGCTATCGCATCATCTGCTAGCAATACTTGGggattatttctattaatattattgttaggtaTTGCATTAGTGGATATTCCTAGAGAATTATGGCGTTCTAGTCAAATTGATTATACATTGAGAAAAGTATACTTCAAACTGTCAAAACTAAATACAGAAAAGTTAGAATCCGAAGGAGCTTTAGAAGATGTTCTTGAA tcAATAAAAAGTGTTAGTATCAGTATAAGTCCAAATGATGCATTGTAtgattgttttcaaataattttgaaaaaagttcCCGAGGATCaacaagattttttaaaaaatgtgcggtcaaattcaaggaatcataCAACACCTCCTTCAATTGGCATGCTAACTCGTCTTCATAAACAA ttgATTGTTGCTGTGCATATGTATCATCGTACAGAGACACAGGGTAATTTAATGCTAGAAAAAGCCATTTTCTTGGAAGACATTAATTCAAACATGACATCTAGAGAacgaaagtttaaaaaaatgtttaataaacctTCAAAATTGGATAGTTATGCAGATACATCAACAATAG AATGGTATTGGTGGTGTCGCTTACATCctatgatgcttcgagttttatCAGTGATTACTGGCGTGCTATCAGTTATTATTGTGTGGTCTGAAatgacatttttcaaaaagcaACCAGTGCTCTCTATTTTTGCTCTCATGGTGAATATggcaaaacaaaacaatgattatgttatgatacag GTATTATCCACATTATCTATTGCTTATTTggcatattgtacatattcaacaatatttaagataaaattgcTTAACATATACTACCTAGCACCAAACCATCAAACTACTGAAAGtagcttaatttttttcggaCT GCTGTTGAGTCGTCTCACATCACCAATGTGTTTAAATTTCCTTGGACTTATTCACATGGATAGTCATGTGATAAAAAGTCGTATTCTTGAAACTGATTACACCCag ataatGGGACATATGgatgttattacaataatcagTGATGGTTTCAATGTATACTTTCCAACCCTCATACTTGCTGTATGTCTAGCgacttattttaatgttggAACTAGAATATTGTCCGTATTAGGATTTCCTCAGTTTTTAGAAGATGATGATTTGGTGATCGATTACATTCAAGAAGGGCGTTTGCTTGTTGTTAGAG aaaaagAAAGGCGTGAGCGTAAAATAAGAGGTAATGAAATGCGTCGTAAATATAGAGAAAGGTCATTACCAAACACAAATGAAGATATTGAAGAAa GAGTTCCACCTTCTCGGAAAGAAAACatgaaatcatatttattggaTAATGCTGATCCCATTGATCGATCTTATCATAGCTACAGTACGAATAATACATCTGAAGTAGAGAGACAGTTGCCCAGTGTGAGTACAAGACCAAACAGTACGTGGGAGCCTCCGAGGAATATATTtagtgatttataa
- the LOC114126781 gene encoding dynein axonemal assembly factor 10 — MNTLSKSQIIIHREKSVNYQLKDCQWIHNSAKFTAVGGKPNLKGVINIYGLDDNGIQPVQEYEKSVAIECATFQSSSSNKRHLAVGNFEGGLEIVDLEYSAKSLYSVKAHQGLIYCIDGIGGLGIGCGAPELVTGGKDGAVKIWDPREKLPVAKMETAVGATKRDCWTVAFGNAYNSEERIVCAGYDNGDIKMLDLRAMALRWETNVSNGVCSLEFDRRDIKMNKLIVTTIESHFYVFDIKIQHPTKGFGYIKNNVHKHTIWTVRHLPQNREMFTTTGGNGSIYLWKYIYPEDRYKTESDGDKITNPGKLQLIQNQLISTQPINNLRWCPSKLGLALSTSFDQTIRLLIFTKLNLY; from the exons atgaatacattaagCAAATCCCAGATCATTATTCATAGGGAAAAGTCTGTTAATTACCAATTAAAAGATTGTCAATGGATTCACAACTCAGCTAAGTTCACAGCAGTTGGTGGCAAACCAAACTTGAAAGgtgttataaacatttatgggTTGGATGATAATGGTATTCAACCTGTTCAAGAATATGAGAAATCAGTTGCCATTGAATGTGCTACGTTTCAATCGAGTTCTAGCAATAAAAGACACTTGGCAGTTGGAAACTTTGAAGGTGGCTTAGAGATTGTGGACTTGGAATATTCAGCTAAATCACTCTATTCGGTAAAAGCTCATCAAGGCCTTATATATTGCATCGATGGTATTGGAGGGCTTGGAATTGGGTGTGGAGCACCAGAATTAGTGACag GAGGGAAGGATGGTGCAGTAAAAATATGGGATCCAAGAGAAAAATTACCTGTAGCAAAAATGGAAACAGCAGTTGGTGCTACAAAGAGAGACTGTTGGACAGTGGCATTTGGAAATGCTTACAATTCTGAAGAACGAATTGTTTGTGCTGGTTATGATAATGGtgacataaaaatgttagacCTAAGAGCAATGGCATTACGCTGGGAAACCAATGTATCAAATGGAGTTTGTAGTTTAGAATTTGATAGAAGAGAtatcaaaatgaataaattaatagtcacGACGATAGaatcacatttttatgtattcgatattaaaattcaacatCCTACAAAAGGTTTTGGTTACATAAagaataatgtacataaacatacaatttgGACTGTAAGACATTTACCACAAAATCGAGAAATGTTTACCACTACAGGAGGAAACGGTTCAATATACTTgtggaaatatatatatcctgAAGATAGATATAAAACTGAATCTGATGGAGACAAGATAACAAATCCAGGAAAATTACAACTGATTCAAAATCAGTTAATATCAACTCAACCAATCAATAATTTACGATGGTGTCCTAGCAAATTAGGTCTAGCATTGTCTACATCATTTGATCAAACCATTAGGCTATTAATTTTCACAAAACTTAACTTGTATTAA
- the LOC114126783 gene encoding X-ray repair cross-complementing protein 6-like, which produces MDDLSDSPIVWESEPFEEEQQKWFVKQHIMFLIDASKSMFNTYNDSTFFATSIALCKKVVLKLIRESRNDKIGILIYGTDDDNRKCPKYINVLSEPMKPNIQLIKKLDDVLTGKSIRTGQSPLSPLSDAIWYGNYLIKKFSENQSCSTIMLITCNDQPEIGDSKKQFNLRTRIDDVIKNNIDFKLIPIGTAFNMNLFYESLLKNFNSISKPTNGLESIDDIMLEINDKLKHGRSVSKIKFFINNDYYISTSLYRFYTKSKMPPKVKLDKKTNKPLTTTTQVLRIDTDELMYKSDLAKYLVYANKNIIFKNEDLSILKGGILEPGIRLLGFTNKENIMISYHFKNSIFLRPNTDVEEGSTRLLNSLIECCLEKNKYIMCFLKIRKGGKIHLTALIPQDEIIDETGIQNQPSGFHVIFLPFNECLKPVKSAEPTEDNIVLTSTQKSIGMQICESMPINYYPSLIKNPKINFHWAMLESLALESEMPDIKDETLPANNIIDKNLNAIKDDINKEILPHHVSTLPKTNKRSDSNNQNVSGRGRKKPKFGAMESQNSNYQ; this is translated from the coding sequence ATGGATGATCTATCAGATTCTCCAATTGTATGGGAAAGTGAACCTTTTGAAGAAGAACAACAAAAATGGTTTGTAAAACaacatataatgtttttaattgacgCTTCAAAATCAATGTTCAATACTTATAATGACTCGACTTTTTTTGCTACAAGTATTGCACTTTGCAAAAAAGTAGTTCTAAAACTTATAAGGGAGAGTAGAAACGATAAAATAGGCATATTGATATACGGTACAGACGATGATAATAGAAAATGTCCCAAGTATATTAATGTGTTATCTGAACCAATGAAACCTaacattcaattaattaaaaagctCGATGATGTACTAACTGGTAAATCTATTCGTACTGGACAATCTCCATTGTCACCACTATCAGACGCAATATGGTATGGTAactatcttataaaaaaatttagcgAAAATCAAAGCTGTAGTACTATTATGCTCATTACATGCAATGACCAACCTGAAATTGGTGATTCTAAAAAGCAATTCAATCTAAGAACAAGAATTGatgatgttattaaaaataatattgattttaaacttatacctATTGGTACGGCATTTAACATGAACCTTTTCTATGAAAGTCTTCTAAAGAACTTTAACAGTATTTCTAAACCCACCAATGGGTTAGAAAGTATAGATGATATTATGTTGGAAATTAATGACAAATTGAAACATGGTAGAAGTGtatccaaaataaaattctttattaataatgactattatatatctacatcattgtatagattttatacaaaatctaaaatgccACCAAAAGTTAAGCTAGACAAGAAGACTAATAAACCATTGACTACTACTACTCAAGTATTGAGAATAGACACTGATGAATTAATGTATAAGTCTGATCTAGCCAAATATTTGGtatatgcaaataaaaatataatatttaaaaatgaagatttatcaattttaaaaggcGGCATTCTAGAACCAGGTATTAGATTACTTGGTTttacaaataaagaaaatattatgatatcgtatcattttaaaaattccatcTTCCTTCGCCCTAATACTGATGTAGAAGAAGGTAGCACACGATTGTTGAATTCTCTTATTGAGTGCTGCTTGgagaaaaataagtatataatgtgCTTCTTAAAAATTCGAAAAGGAGGAAAGATTCATTTAACTGCTCTGATACCTCAAGATGAAATTATAGATGAAACTGGTATTCAAAACCAGCCATCAGGATTTCATGTTATATTCCTGCCATTTAATGAATGTTTGAAACCAGTAAAATCTGCAGAACCAACAGAAgacaatatagttttaacaaGTACACAAAAATCAATAGGCATGCAAATATGTGAAAGTATGCCTATCAATTATTATCCATCACTGATCAAGAACCctaaaataaactttcatTGGGCAATGTTGGAATCCTTGGCATTGGAATCAGAAATGCCAGATATTAAAGATGAAACACTTCcagcaaataatattattgataaaaatttaaatgcaattaaagatgatattaataaagaaattttgCCACATCATGTTTCTACTCtaccaaaaacaaataaaagatCTGACTCGAATAATCAAAATGTTAGCGGAAGAGGaagaaaaaaaccaaaatttggAGCAATGGAAAGTCAAAACAGTAATTATCAATAG
- the LOC114126775 gene encoding mitogen-activated protein kinase 1, whose translation MSSDNAVGGGQSNPEMVRGQIFDVGPRYTNLSYIGEGAYGMVVSAFDNETNCKVAIKKISPFEHQTYCQRTLREIKILTRFKHENIIDIRNILRAETIEQMKDVYIVQCLMETDLYKLLKTQRLSNDHICYFLYQILRGLKYIHSANVLHRDLKPSNLLLNTTCDLKICDFGLARVADPDHDHTGFLTEYVATRWYRAPEIMLNSKGYTKSIDMWSVGCILAEMLSNRPIFPGKHYLDQLNHILGILGSPTAVDLLCIINDKARSYLQSLPFKPKIAFSKLYPTADPKALDLLDKMLTFNPHNRITVEEALAHPYLEQYYDPADEPVAEEPFRFATELDDLPRETLKQMIFAETVNFKQNV comes from the exons ATGTCATCCGACAATGCTGTCGGCGGTGGCCAGTCGAACCCGGAGATGGTCAGGGGACAGATATTCGACGTCGGTCCCAGGTACACGAATCTCTCGTACATCGGCGAGGGAGCTTACGGAATGGTCGT gtcGGCTTTTGACAATGAGACAAATTGTAAAGtagccataaaaaaaatctcaccATTTGAACATCAAACATATTGTCAACGAACATTgcgagaaattaaaatattaactcgaTTTAAACATGAAAAC ataattgatataagaaatattttacgaGCGGAAACCATTGAACAAATGAAAGATGTATACATTGTTCAATGCTTGATGGAGACTGATTTGTATAAGCTTTTAAAAACTCAG AGACTGAGCAATGATCATATTTGTTATTTCCTTTATCAAATTCTTCGAGggcttaaatatatacattcagCAAATGTCCTCCACCGTGATCTCAAACCTAGCAATCTGCTTCTCAACACAACGTGTGATCTCAAA atatgtgATTTTGGTCTTGCAAGAGTTGCTGACCCTGATCATGATCACACTGGATTTCTTACAGAATACGTAGCCACTAGATGGTATCGTGCTCCTGAAATTATGTTgaattcaaaa ggtTATACAAAATCAATTGATATGTGGTCAGTTGGTTGTATTTTAGCTGAAATGCTTTCCAACAGACCGATATTTCCTGGTAAACATTACCTAGACCagttaaatcatatattgGGAATACTTGGTTCACCAACTGCAGTAGATttgttgtgtattattaatgataaa GCTCGGAGTTACTTACAATCATTGCCCTTCAAACCAAAAATagcattttcaaaactttaccCAACTGCTGATCCAAAAGCTCTGGACTTGCTGGATAAAATGCTGACATTCAACCCTCACAATAGAATCACAGTTGAAGAGGCTCTGGCACATCCGTATCTTGAACAGTATTATGACCCTGCTGATGAG CCTGTTGCAGAAGAACCATTTAGATTTGCTACTGAGTTAGATGATCTACCTAGagaaactttaaaacaaatgatCTTTGCGGAAACTGtgaatttcaaacaaaatgtGTAG